In the Osmia bicornis bicornis chromosome 6, iOsmBic2.1, whole genome shotgun sequence genome, CAATTCAGTAAAACTGCGACAAGAAATACTAAACTACAAACAGTGCATGGTTTTCGTTCTAGGAAGAATCCAATTAAATAAAGTGTCATAAACATAAGATAAGTTTGTAGTAGCGCTGGATTTACTGGCTTGGTATCAGCAACACAGGAATTAACCACTGTAGGCAATACATCTTTTTCGTTCGTTTGTCGAAGATGATTTTACGACTTC is a window encoding:
- the LOC114871681 gene encoding LOW QUALITY PROTEIN: bladder cancer-associated protein (The sequence of the model RefSeq protein was modified relative to this genomic sequence to represent the inferred CDS: inserted 1 base in 1 codon) — protein: MYCLQWLIPVLLIPXPVNPALLQTYLMFMTLYLIGFFLERKPCTVCSLVFLVAVLLNCYSGTGNCILWSTNCDTVKCDNS